The following are from one region of the Variovorax sp. V213 genome:
- a CDS encoding DnaJ C-terminal domain-containing protein: MEFKDYYSALGIDRTASDDEVRKAYRRLARKYHPDVSKEPDAEKRMRDINEANDVLRDKEKRAAYDALADRVARGGHPEGDFQPPPGWDTGFEFHRGPNQGPADHADFSEFFSSLFGEAERRGAARRNYRARGEDHHAAIEIALEDALNGAEREITLRSQELDAQGRPTFKTRTLSVKIPPGMHPGQFIRLAGQGMPGHGGEPAGDLYLEVRIAPHRLYRLEERDIYMTLPVTPTEAALGAQVKVPVPAGGAVEVTVPPNARSGLKLRLKGRGLGGKQPGDLYLLLEIALPPATAEAARKAYEQLAQASASFNPRQHLGV; this comes from the coding sequence ATGGAATTCAAGGACTACTACAGCGCCCTGGGCATCGACCGGACCGCTTCCGACGACGAGGTGCGCAAGGCCTACCGCAGGCTTGCGCGCAAGTACCACCCCGACGTCAGCAAGGAGCCCGACGCCGAGAAGCGCATGCGCGACATCAACGAAGCCAACGACGTGCTGCGCGACAAGGAAAAGCGCGCCGCCTACGACGCACTGGCCGACCGCGTGGCGCGCGGTGGCCATCCCGAGGGCGACTTCCAGCCGCCACCCGGCTGGGACACCGGCTTCGAATTTCACCGCGGCCCGAACCAGGGCCCGGCCGACCACGCGGATTTCAGCGAGTTCTTTTCATCGCTCTTCGGCGAGGCCGAGCGGCGCGGGGCGGCAAGGCGCAACTACCGCGCGCGCGGCGAAGACCATCACGCGGCCATCGAGATCGCGCTCGAAGACGCACTCAACGGCGCCGAGCGCGAGATCACGCTGCGTTCGCAGGAACTCGACGCGCAGGGCCGGCCCACGTTCAAGACGCGCACGCTCAGCGTCAAGATTCCGCCCGGCATGCATCCGGGGCAGTTCATCCGGCTTGCCGGACAGGGCATGCCAGGCCATGGCGGCGAACCTGCCGGCGACCTCTACCTGGAGGTGCGCATCGCGCCGCACAGGCTCTACCGCCTGGAAGAACGCGACATCTACATGACGCTGCCCGTCACCCCGACGGAGGCGGCGCTCGGCGCGCAGGTGAAGGTACCTGTGCCAGCCGGCGGCGCGGTCGAGGTGACCGTGCCGCCCAATGCGCGCAGCGGCCTCAAGCTCAGGCTCAAGGGCCGAGGGCTCGGCGGCAAGCAGCCCGGCGACCTGTACCTGCTGCTCGAGATTGCCCTGCCCCCCGCCACCGCGGAGGCCGCACGCAAGGCCTACGAGCAGCTCGCGCAAGCGTCGGCTTCGTTCAACCCACGCCAGCATCTGGGAGTGTGA
- a CDS encoding alpha/beta hydrolase — protein sequence MKTSNILAAAALSLLAAAGAHAETYEGVQPLSAGYSRADVAPQAAAAAREGNAYSDAASATVAPVLASTDRAEVRNEAVAAAHAPGQNLRREAFADSVIPSQARSFTRQAGL from the coding sequence ATGAAGACCTCGAACATCCTCGCCGCCGCCGCTCTCTCCCTGCTCGCCGCCGCTGGCGCCCATGCAGAAACCTACGAAGGCGTGCAGCCCCTGAGCGCCGGCTACAGCCGTGCCGACGTGGCTCCTCAAGCCGCAGCAGCCGCCCGCGAAGGCAACGCCTACAGCGACGCTGCTTCGGCCACCGTGGCTCCCGTGCTGGCTTCGACCGACCGCGCCGAAGTTCGCAACGAAGCCGTTGCCGCTGCGCACGCACCCGGCCAGAACCTGCGCCGCGAAGCCTTCGCAGACAGCGTGATCCCTTCGCAAGCTCGCAGCTTCACGCGCCAGGCCGGCCTGTAA
- a CDS encoding cupin domain-containing protein, translating to MTRQPFVAWAIGATLIAAIATSWAQTADHRMISPADLKWADVPSLPPGAKLAVLEGPMSEAVPFTVRIKVPANYRIPAHWHPAVERVTVLSGTFHMGLGDKLDMQKSMPVATGGMMILQPKTPHFAWTQEETVVQLHGTGPWGVTYVNPADDPRSK from the coding sequence ATGACACGCCAACCATTTGTTGCCTGGGCGATCGGTGCCACCCTGATAGCGGCCATCGCGACGAGTTGGGCCCAGACCGCCGACCACCGGATGATTTCGCCCGCCGATTTGAAATGGGCCGACGTTCCCTCGCTGCCGCCGGGCGCAAAGCTCGCGGTGCTCGAAGGGCCGATGAGCGAGGCCGTGCCCTTCACGGTGCGCATCAAGGTGCCGGCCAACTACCGGATTCCGGCGCACTGGCATCCGGCCGTCGAGCGGGTGACCGTGCTCTCGGGCACCTTCCACATGGGCCTGGGCGACAAGCTCGACATGCAGAAGTCGATGCCCGTGGCCACGGGCGGCATGATGATCCTGCAGCCCAAGACGCCGCACTTCGCATGGACCCAGGAGGAAACCGTGGTGCAGCTCCATGGCACCGGCCCGTGGGGCGTCACCTACGTCAATCCGGCGGACGACCCGCGGTCGAAATAG
- a CDS encoding helix-turn-helix transcriptional regulator, translated as MQDRIACHRCGRVCLHADAPCPACGAAPVASPAVAGATEPFVGRRGELQLAHDALGGALAGRGRVIMLSGEAGIGKTRLAQEVATLAVRRGMLTLWGRCLEEPGAPPFLPWTRAMQACLRACRDERLPALLDRDAAAAVEIAPELAERLPPGTAVPAIGEGDQARFRLFAAVAHFWRQVATLRPLLLILDNLHWADASSLRLLAFIAQELGESRIVLLGSYREADLSRQHPLAATLAELLNTRQFCRLPLPGLSLEETERMVAAASAVMPPPAVIATMHRRTEGNPLYLVETLRFLLQGPYGTDPHAAAALVETVPGGIRAVIGQRLNRLSAPCCALLAIAACIGRDFDLPLLAELAGAGSEAELLARLDEALSHRIIETLPPGPQYQFSHVLIREVLYDELPAARRVALHGRIAESLEARHAADPEAVLAQLAYHAAAALPVGSPGRALDIAQRAAARAVAVMAYEEALRCYRLALQLQERWLPAERERHGALLLALGAVQTHAGENDSAAATFLEAATLARALGDAGLFAQAALGFENNGWRISGPGEQAAALLEEALAAADRFDAALRVDLLAALCRACIFCGRQPEANAAQRSAVALARELAMPRPLFKALAAIVPARGDPGQLDERLRCAREAFDVAERAGHLEWVDSLTGWYFGDLVEKGALDAARSLAQMHVRVADAIRQPFMQAMGLASLTLLAAYEGRFADSERLAGETFTLGQRFLSGNAQGAYSLQIFVLRRQQGRLGEVLPVLRGLVGRVPRNSLWQPGLALICAELDLHEPAREAYEALAADGFAGIARDGMWLTNIVFAAEVCARLGDLPRAATLYRLLEPYAGRNVVTGTNIACFGAVDRYRGMLAALAGDDESAALHFAAATALDEQGGSRPWLAHSRFEWARWLARRGGDEAAARSQLDAALAIGRELGMAGLARRCEALQRELEGAAAASSPAAPEGLSRREVEVLRLLIAGHSNQAIAERLFISPHTVAHHVRHILSKTDCRSRTEAAAWAHRHRVASEGSAAAAGR; from the coding sequence ATGCAGGATCGGATCGCTTGTCATCGCTGCGGGCGCGTGTGCCTGCACGCCGACGCGCCATGCCCGGCCTGCGGCGCTGCGCCGGTGGCGAGCCCCGCGGTGGCAGGCGCGACCGAGCCCTTCGTGGGGCGCCGCGGCGAACTGCAGCTGGCTCACGACGCGCTCGGCGGCGCACTGGCCGGGCGCGGCCGCGTGATCATGCTCAGCGGAGAGGCCGGCATCGGCAAGACCCGGCTGGCACAAGAGGTGGCAACGCTGGCCGTGCGGCGCGGCATGCTGACCTTGTGGGGCCGCTGCCTCGAGGAGCCCGGCGCGCCGCCTTTCCTGCCCTGGACGCGCGCCATGCAGGCCTGCCTGCGGGCCTGCCGCGACGAGCGCCTGCCGGCGCTGCTCGACCGGGACGCCGCTGCGGCGGTCGAGATTGCACCTGAACTCGCCGAGCGTCTGCCGCCGGGCACCGCGGTGCCGGCCATCGGCGAAGGCGACCAGGCGCGCTTTCGCCTGTTTGCCGCGGTGGCGCATTTCTGGCGCCAGGTGGCAACGCTGCGCCCGCTGCTCCTGATCCTGGACAACCTGCACTGGGCCGATGCTTCGTCGCTGCGGCTCCTGGCCTTCATTGCGCAAGAGCTCGGCGAGAGCCGCATCGTGCTGCTCGGCTCCTACCGCGAGGCGGATCTGTCGCGCCAGCATCCATTGGCCGCAACGCTGGCCGAGCTGTTGAACACGCGGCAGTTCTGCCGACTGCCGCTCCCGGGCCTGAGCCTGGAGGAAACCGAGCGGATGGTCGCCGCGGCAAGCGCCGTGATGCCGCCGCCCGCAGTGATTGCGACCATGCACCGCCGCACCGAAGGCAATCCGCTGTACCTGGTGGAGACGCTGCGCTTCTTGCTGCAGGGCCCGTACGGAACCGACCCGCACGCTGCCGCGGCGCTGGTCGAGACCGTGCCCGGCGGCATTCGCGCGGTGATCGGCCAGCGGCTCAACCGGCTCTCGGCGCCCTGCTGCGCGCTGCTCGCGATTGCCGCCTGCATCGGCCGCGACTTCGATCTGCCGCTCTTGGCCGAACTGGCCGGCGCCGGCAGCGAGGCCGAGCTGCTGGCCAGGCTCGACGAAGCGCTGTCGCACCGGATCATCGAGACATTGCCGCCCGGACCGCAGTACCAGTTCAGCCACGTGCTGATCCGCGAAGTGCTCTACGACGAGCTGCCCGCGGCACGGCGCGTTGCCCTGCACGGGCGCATCGCCGAGTCGCTGGAGGCACGCCATGCCGCCGATCCCGAGGCGGTGCTGGCGCAGCTGGCCTACCACGCGGCCGCGGCATTGCCCGTGGGCAGCCCGGGGCGCGCGCTGGACATTGCACAGCGCGCCGCCGCGCGGGCCGTCGCGGTGATGGCGTACGAAGAGGCCTTGCGCTGCTACCGGCTCGCGCTGCAGCTGCAGGAGCGCTGGCTGCCGGCCGAGCGCGAACGGCACGGCGCTTTGCTGCTGGCGCTTGGCGCGGTGCAGACGCATGCCGGCGAGAATGATTCCGCCGCCGCCACCTTCCTGGAGGCCGCCACGCTGGCGCGCGCGCTCGGCGATGCGGGGCTGTTTGCGCAGGCGGCGCTCGGCTTCGAGAACAACGGCTGGCGTATCAGCGGCCCGGGCGAACAGGCGGCGGCCCTGCTCGAAGAGGCACTGGCGGCCGCCGACCGCTTCGATGCCGCGCTGCGGGTCGACCTGCTCGCGGCGCTGTGCCGCGCCTGCATCTTCTGCGGCCGCCAGCCCGAGGCCAATGCGGCGCAGCGCAGCGCGGTGGCACTGGCGCGCGAACTGGCGATGCCGCGGCCGCTGTTCAAGGCCCTGGCCGCGATCGTGCCCGCGCGCGGCGACCCCGGGCAGCTCGACGAGCGCCTGCGCTGCGCGCGCGAAGCCTTCGACGTGGCGGAGCGCGCCGGACATCTCGAATGGGTCGATTCGCTCACGGGCTGGTACTTTGGCGACCTGGTCGAGAAAGGCGCGCTCGATGCGGCGCGCTCACTGGCGCAGATGCACGTGCGGGTGGCGGACGCGATCCGCCAGCCCTTCATGCAGGCCATGGGCCTGGCCAGCCTGACCCTGCTCGCCGCGTACGAAGGCCGTTTCGCGGATTCCGAACGGCTGGCCGGCGAGACCTTCACGCTCGGGCAGCGCTTCTTGTCGGGCAATGCGCAGGGTGCCTACAGCCTGCAGATCTTCGTGCTGCGGCGCCAGCAGGGCCGGCTCGGCGAAGTGCTGCCGGTGCTGCGCGGGCTGGTCGGCCGCGTGCCGCGCAACAGCCTGTGGCAGCCCGGCCTCGCGCTGATCTGCGCCGAGCTCGATCTGCACGAGCCCGCCCGCGAAGCCTACGAAGCGCTGGCGGCCGACGGCTTCGCGGGCATTGCGCGCGACGGCATGTGGCTGACCAACATCGTCTTTGCGGCCGAGGTCTGCGCCCGCCTGGGCGACCTGCCGCGCGCGGCAACCCTCTACCGGCTGCTCGAACCCTACGCCGGGCGCAACGTGGTCACCGGCACCAACATTGCCTGCTTCGGCGCCGTGGACCGTTACCGCGGCATGCTGGCCGCACTGGCGGGAGACGATGAGAGCGCTGCGCTCCATTTCGCGGCAGCAACCGCACTCGATGAGCAAGGCGGCAGCCGGCCCTGGCTCGCGCACAGCCGCTTCGAATGGGCACGGTGGCTGGCCCGGCGCGGCGGCGACGAGGCCGCCGCAAGGTCGCAGCTCGACGCGGCGCTCGCGATCGGCCGCGAACTCGGCATGGCCGGCCTCGCCCGCCGCTGCGAGGCCCTGCAACGCGAGCTCGAAGGCGCCGCCGCTGCTTCTTCGCCCGCGGCGCCCGAGGGCCTGAGCCGGCGCGAAGTCGAGGTGCTGCGACTGCTCATCGCCGGGCATAGCAACCAGGCCATCGCCGAGCGCCTGTTCATCAGCCCGCACACGGTGGCCCACCACGTGCGCCACATCCTTTCCAAGACCGACTGCCGCAGCCGCACCGAGGCCGCGGCCTGGGCGCACCGCCATCGCGTCGCGTCCGAAGGCTCGGCGGCGGCCGCTGGCCGGTAG
- a CDS encoding chaperone modulator CbpM has protein sequence MATVSVTTAISASQPLAASELAHACGADTEWVVQLVEVGIVQIAMAEAPPERWQFSSTDLQYALEARRLERDFGVGLDAAALILDLQHEVRRLKAVIRAHGLR, from the coding sequence ATGGCGACCGTTTCCGTCACAACAGCCATCAGCGCGTCGCAGCCGCTCGCCGCGAGCGAGCTGGCCCATGCCTGCGGCGCCGACACCGAATGGGTGGTGCAACTCGTCGAAGTCGGCATCGTGCAGATCGCCATGGCCGAAGCGCCACCCGAGCGGTGGCAGTTCTCGAGCACCGACCTGCAATACGCGCTCGAGGCGCGCAGGCTCGAGCGCGACTTCGGCGTGGGCCTCGACGCCGCCGCGCTGATTCTCGATCTGCAGCACGAGGTGCGGCGGCTGAAGGCCGTGATCCGCGCGCACGGCTTGCGCTAG
- a CDS encoding DUF2867 domain-containing protein, whose protein sequence is MAPDRLPVSPSHARREALPAGARVAGLYRGAFLADAYAIDLPPGATRDVLALARFALERPAPWVERLMALRDRLVGGFGIKTASALRAGTPGGAPRIGIFRIYETHADEVVLGEDDRHLDFRLSVMRSSAGDSLTAVTVVHCHNLFGRNYIRLIAPFHRLVVRSALERAARAGWPADAAA, encoded by the coding sequence ATGGCACCAGACCGACTTCCCGTTTCGCCCAGCCACGCCCGCCGCGAGGCACTGCCCGCTGGCGCGCGCGTGGCCGGCCTTTATCGCGGCGCCTTCCTGGCCGACGCCTACGCCATCGACCTGCCACCGGGCGCCACCCGCGACGTCCTGGCGCTCGCGCGCTTCGCACTCGAACGCCCGGCACCCTGGGTCGAAAGGCTGATGGCGCTGCGCGACCGGCTGGTCGGCGGCTTCGGCATCAAGACGGCGAGCGCCCTGCGCGCCGGCACCCCGGGCGGTGCGCCGCGTATCGGGATCTTCCGCATCTACGAGACGCATGCGGACGAAGTCGTGCTGGGCGAGGACGACCGGCACCTGGACTTCCGCCTCTCGGTGATGCGCTCGTCGGCGGGCGATTCGCTCACGGCGGTCACGGTGGTGCACTGCCACAACCTGTTCGGCCGCAACTACATCCGGCTGATCGCGCCGTTCCATCGGCTGGTGGTGCGTTCGGCACTCGAACGCGCGGCGCGGGCGGGCTGGCCGGCCGACGCGGCGGCCTGA
- a CDS encoding DUF802 domain-containing protein encodes MNRFLHYAVFAAGLAVVCWVGAGYVGSHPLALIVTMIVGAFYIMGALELHRFQQATSTLSRAVADLSAAPEDLGAWLGQLHPTLRNAVRLRIEGERVGLPGPALTPYLAGLLVLLGMLGTFLGMVVTLNGTGLALETATDLPAIRASLSAPVKGLGLAFGTSVAGVAASAMLGLASALCRRERLQAGQMLDSRIATTLRIYSETHRREASFQLLEQQAQLMPRLVDQLQAMMAAMERQAQALNERLVTGQAQFHTQAEAVYAGLASSVDQSLKKSLTESARIAGATIQPVVEATMAGIARETASLHDTVARTMQQQLEGLSSRFEATTTRVADTWKAALAEHERTSGALSKDLHASHDRFAETFEQRSASLVESVSARLESTVGSVSDTWGHALAQHQRVSEKLSEDAHQSFAAAAAGFEQHAASLLRTVDQAHANLQTEMAARDEQRLSAWTQALAAMATSLQQEWQQAGAHTAGHQQQLFETLAQTARDMSAQAEAHAKGTVAEIAQLLQAASEAPRVAAEVVAELRQKLSDSMARDNAMLEERSRIMETLGTLLDAVNHASTEQRSAVDALVGASADVLERVGSRFIDKVETETGKMAGVAAQITGSAVEVASLGEAFGLAVQLFSESNDKLVAHLQRVEGALGKSIARSDEQLAYYVAQAREVIDLSIMSQKQIVEDLQQIAGRQQAVASEA; translated from the coding sequence ATGAATAGATTTCTTCACTACGCTGTTTTTGCCGCGGGCCTGGCCGTCGTGTGCTGGGTCGGAGCCGGCTACGTCGGGTCGCATCCATTGGCGCTCATCGTCACGATGATCGTCGGCGCGTTCTACATCATGGGTGCGCTGGAACTGCACCGGTTCCAGCAGGCGACGTCCACCTTGAGCCGCGCTGTGGCCGACCTGTCTGCCGCCCCGGAAGATCTTGGCGCCTGGCTCGGCCAGCTGCATCCAACGCTGCGCAACGCGGTGCGCCTGCGCATCGAGGGCGAGCGCGTCGGCTTACCCGGCCCGGCGCTCACGCCCTATCTGGCGGGACTGCTGGTGCTGCTGGGCATGCTGGGCACTTTCCTCGGCATGGTGGTGACGCTCAACGGCACCGGATTGGCGCTGGAGACCGCGACCGACCTGCCGGCCATCCGTGCCTCGCTGTCGGCCCCGGTCAAGGGGCTGGGGCTGGCGTTCGGCACCTCGGTGGCCGGCGTGGCCGCCTCGGCGATGCTCGGCCTTGCCTCGGCCCTTTGCCGGCGCGAGCGGCTGCAGGCCGGGCAGATGCTCGACAGCAGGATCGCAACCACCTTGCGCATCTACTCGGAGACCCATCGGCGCGAAGCGTCGTTCCAGCTCCTCGAGCAGCAGGCGCAGTTGATGCCCCGGCTGGTCGACCAGCTGCAGGCGATGATGGCCGCCATGGAGCGCCAGGCCCAGGCCTTGAACGAGCGGCTCGTCACCGGCCAGGCGCAATTCCACACCCAGGCCGAGGCCGTGTATGCCGGCCTCGCTTCCTCGGTCGACCAGTCGCTGAAGAAGAGCCTGACCGAGAGCGCCCGCATCGCCGGCGCCACCATCCAGCCGGTCGTCGAAGCCACCATGGCCGGCATTGCGCGCGAGACGGCTTCCTTGCACGACACCGTCGCCCGCACCATGCAGCAGCAGCTCGAAGGGCTTTCGAGCCGTTTCGAAGCCACGACGACCCGCGTGGCCGACACCTGGAAGGCTGCGCTCGCCGAACATGAGCGTACCTCCGGGGCGCTGTCGAAAGACCTGCACGCGTCGCACGACCGTTTTGCAGAGACCTTCGAGCAACGTTCGGCATCGCTGGTGGAGAGCGTGTCCGCCCGGCTCGAAAGCACGGTGGGCAGCGTGTCGGACACCTGGGGCCATGCGCTCGCGCAGCATCAGCGCGTCAGCGAAAAGCTGTCGGAAGACGCGCACCAGTCCTTCGCGGCGGCGGCGGCAGGCTTCGAGCAGCACGCGGCATCGCTGCTGCGCACCGTGGACCAGGCGCACGCCAATCTGCAGACCGAGATGGCGGCGCGCGACGAGCAGCGCCTGTCGGCCTGGACGCAGGCGCTGGCGGCAATGGCCACGTCGCTGCAGCAGGAGTGGCAGCAGGCGGGCGCGCACACGGCGGGCCACCAGCAGCAACTCTTCGAGACCTTGGCGCAGACCGCACGCGACATGTCGGCCCAGGCAGAAGCCCACGCGAAGGGCACCGTGGCCGAAATCGCCCAGCTCCTGCAGGCCGCGTCGGAAGCACCGCGCGTGGCGGCCGAAGTGGTGGCCGAACTGCGCCAGAAGCTTTCCGACAGCATGGCGCGCGACAACGCGATGCTGGAAGAGCGCAGCCGCATCATGGAAACGCTGGGAACCCTGCTCGACGCCGTGAACCATGCCTCCACCGAGCAGCGCTCGGCAGTCGATGCGCTGGTCGGCGCGTCGGCGGATGTGCTGGAGCGTGTCGGCAGCCGCTTCATCGACAAGGTCGAGACGGAAACCGGGAAGATGGCCGGCGTCGCCGCGCAAATCACCGGCAGCGCCGTCGAAGTGGCGAGCCTCGGCGAAGCCTTCGGTCTTGCGGTGCAGCTGTTCAGCGAATCGAACGACAAGCTGGTGGCCCATCTGCAGCGCGTGGAAGGCGCGCTCGGCAAGTCCATTGCGCGCAGCGATGAGCAATTGGCGTACTACGTGGCGCAGGCGAGGGAAGTCATCGACCTCAGCATCATGTCGCAGAAGCAGATCGTCGAAGACCTGCAGCAGATTGCCGGCCGGCAGCAGGCCGTGGCGAGCGAAGCGTGA
- a CDS encoding DUF3348 domain-containing protein, whose protein sequence is MAQVSQRTVFNGSALVRLLSRLADTGVREPRQATADRLSQWFGWTDAISLSAALEGIPAAASSRQRAFANAEERECARARTALANAIAEDGTAAAAADFAPFRRRYLALQQAMEAGIGPLRGRLRAALAARSPAMARLAAVDVVMEQVLAGREHSLLAGVPALLEKHFTRLSRDSLSTTGEPGSEAQAGEWLHVFRKDMKNVLLAELDFRFQPIEGLLEALRMRQPECHE, encoded by the coding sequence ATGGCGCAAGTTTCACAGCGCACAGTTTTCAATGGTTCGGCGCTCGTTCGCCTGCTCTCCCGACTGGCCGACACAGGCGTGCGCGAACCCCGACAAGCCACCGCGGATCGATTGAGCCAGTGGTTCGGCTGGACCGATGCCATTTCGCTGTCCGCGGCGCTGGAGGGGATTCCGGCGGCTGCTTCTTCCCGGCAACGGGCTTTCGCGAACGCCGAGGAGCGGGAATGCGCCCGTGCGCGTACCGCGCTGGCCAACGCCATCGCAGAAGACGGCACTGCCGCGGCTGCGGCCGACTTCGCCCCATTCCGCCGCCGCTACCTCGCCCTGCAGCAGGCCATGGAAGCGGGCATCGGCCCCCTGCGCGGGCGCCTGCGGGCGGCACTGGCGGCCAGGTCGCCGGCCATGGCCCGGCTGGCCGCCGTGGACGTGGTCATGGAGCAGGTCCTGGCCGGGCGCGAGCACAGCCTGCTGGCGGGCGTGCCCGCGCTGCTCGAAAAACATTTCACCCGCTTGAGCCGGGACAGCTTGTCAACGACAGGCGAACCCGGCAGCGAGGCCCAGGCCGGCGAGTGGCTGCATGTGTTCCGCAAGGACATGAAGAACGTGCTGCTCGCCGAACTGGATTTCCGATTTCAACCGATCGAAGGGCTGCTCGAAGCCCTTCGCATGAGGCAACCAGAGTGCCATGAATAG
- a CDS encoding DUF2894 domain-containing protein — protein MLDAWRARGEHRVDPVRFRFIEALARRASAHQGDARRILDGKVHSLLAAYRENLEKARAADAGVKQDAAPPRGPLAELVEHIARQSPPPAGGQAASAPELKTLRYFKSTWSRLSADRRLTQSLAKVPENAGPLNSHHLVHRSLMLMHELSPEYLNRFMSYVDTLLWVDQVNGSNAPAAANTPRAESPKKTARGKSG, from the coding sequence ATGCTCGATGCGTGGCGTGCGCGCGGCGAGCATCGCGTGGACCCGGTGCGCTTTCGTTTCATCGAGGCGCTGGCCCGGCGGGCATCCGCGCACCAGGGCGATGCGCGGCGCATCCTCGACGGCAAGGTGCACAGCCTGCTTGCGGCCTATCGCGAGAATCTCGAAAAAGCCCGGGCCGCCGATGCCGGCGTGAAGCAGGACGCCGCGCCTCCTCGCGGGCCGCTCGCCGAACTCGTCGAGCACATCGCCCGGCAGTCGCCGCCGCCAGCCGGAGGGCAGGCCGCATCCGCTCCCGAATTGAAGACGCTGCGGTACTTCAAAAGCACGTGGTCGCGGCTCAGCGCCGACCGGCGGCTGACGCAGTCATTGGCAAAGGTGCCGGAGAATGCCGGCCCCCTCAATTCGCATCACCTGGTGCATCGGTCGCTGATGCTCATGCACGAGCTCTCGCCCGAATACCTGAACCGGTTCATGTCGTACGTCGACACCCTGCTGTGGGTCGACCAGGTGAACGGCAGCAATGCCCCGGCAGCGGCGAACACCCCGCGCGCCGAAAGCCCGAAGAAGACGGCGCGCGGCAAATCCGGCTGA
- a CDS encoding OmpA family protein produces the protein MRDDLDAGLEPSVPVWAVFGDLMSGLVGAFVLILVGALGMQLDLAAKLQAEVQQRQAETQRREALEQALAGPLAAGRVTLNNGRIGISGNVLFAFNSADLQPEGRQVLKSLAAPVAAYLRARDEVLMVSGFTDDRQMRQTKEGNRPFADNWELSAQRALTVTRALIEEGIPSSSVFAAAFGSEQAVASNADAEGRAKNRRVEMAPAPRQQTGAGAKARE, from the coding sequence ATGCGGGACGACCTCGACGCCGGCCTCGAGCCGAGCGTGCCGGTGTGGGCGGTCTTCGGCGATCTGATGTCGGGCCTGGTCGGCGCCTTCGTGCTGATTCTGGTGGGGGCGCTCGGCATGCAGCTGGACCTCGCCGCCAAGCTGCAGGCCGAGGTGCAGCAGCGCCAGGCCGAAACGCAGCGCCGTGAGGCGCTCGAGCAGGCGCTGGCAGGGCCGCTCGCGGCTGGCCGGGTCACGCTCAACAACGGGCGCATCGGCATCAGCGGCAACGTGCTGTTTGCCTTCAACTCGGCCGATCTGCAGCCCGAGGGCCGGCAAGTGCTCAAGAGCCTGGCTGCGCCCGTGGCCGCCTACCTCCGCGCGCGTGACGAGGTGCTGATGGTGAGCGGCTTCACCGACGACCGGCAGATGCGGCAGACGAAGGAAGGCAACCGGCCGTTCGCGGACAACTGGGAGCTCTCGGCCCAGCGCGCCTTGACCGTGACCCGCGCATTGATCGAGGAAGGCATTCCCTCGTCCTCGGTGTTTGCCGCGGCCTTCGGGTCGGAGCAGGCCGTGGCGTCCAATGCCGATGCCGAAGGACGGGCAAAGAACCGGCGCGTCGAGATGGCGCCTGCGCCCCGCCAGCAGACCGGCGCCGGCGCGAAGGCCCGTGAGTAG
- a CDS encoding DUF4242 domain-containing protein — protein sequence MPLYLIERTFADKLEVSPEGAASIMRINDDVGVRWLYSFLSADKKKTYCLYEAPSAEMIREAAQRNGLPADVVIEVDELRPPAVQAEAAVA from the coding sequence ATGCCTCTCTATCTGATCGAACGCACCTTTGCCGACAAGCTCGAGGTCTCCCCCGAGGGCGCAGCCAGCATCATGCGTATCAACGACGACGTCGGAGTGCGTTGGCTGTATTCGTTCTTGAGCGCCGACAAGAAGAAGACCTATTGCCTGTACGAGGCGCCCAGCGCCGAGATGATCCGCGAGGCGGCGCAGCGCAACGGGTTGCCGGCCGACGTGGTGATCGAGGTCGACGAACTGCGCCCACCGGCGGTGCAGGCCGAGGCCGCCGTGGCCTGA
- a CDS encoding group 1 truncated hemoglobin: MPATLYERLGGEERIQRLVTDVVENHYNNPLIRARFANSNRPEVERHVVEFLCAGSGGPQCYTGKDLVTAHKGMNINEQELVAAIDDILAAMSKNGYDQAEKNEVVAILYSLKGDVVRL, from the coding sequence ATGCCCGCAACCCTCTATGAACGACTCGGCGGCGAGGAGCGCATTCAGCGGCTCGTCACCGACGTCGTCGAGAACCACTACAACAACCCGCTGATTCGTGCCCGCTTCGCGAACAGCAACCGCCCCGAAGTGGAGCGCCACGTGGTCGAGTTCCTCTGCGCCGGCAGCGGCGGCCCGCAGTGCTACACCGGCAAGGACCTGGTGACCGCGCACAAGGGCATGAACATCAACGAGCAGGAACTGGTCGCCGCCATCGACGACATCCTCGCGGCGATGTCCAAGAACGGCTACGACCAGGCCGAAAAGAACGAGGTGGTCGCCATTCTTTATTCATTGAAGGGCGACGTGGTGCGGCTGTAG